In one Perca fluviatilis chromosome 7, GENO_Pfluv_1.0, whole genome shotgun sequence genomic region, the following are encoded:
- the leng1 gene encoding leukocyte receptor cluster member 1 gives MNILPKKSWHVRNKDNVARVRRDEAQAAEEEREAKRRVERAEQEARTEYLRGKARAALPSAGERKHEDDDDDGRSGGSGVLEHLNLFPLEESSDKKGNEEYLKDKKDEKEKQERAIGLLVSLGPQPGSEVTPWYMKTGKEEEDKKEKEERKEKEKRKGISEEEKEKRDRRLKDSLDPLKDMKKALAVKDRKYHNSKKKEKRDKGEKRVSGESSIERLRAERLQREAEERRRTKALLDQRNGKGKEPGKETHEREMPYNNAYFPELARKRQRRDRDSWRDEILKS, from the exons ATGAACATCCTTCCAAAGAAGAGCTGGCATGTCCGCAACAAAGACAACGTCGCTCGCGTGCGGAGGGACGAGGCCCAAGCAGCAGAGGAGGAGCGCGAGGCCAAGCGTCGCGTGGAGCGTGCCGAGCAAGAG GCTCGTACAGAGTATCTGAGAGGGAAAGCCAGAGCTGCTCTCCCTTCAGCAGGAGAAAGGAAgcatgaagatgatgatgacgatggaCGGAGTGGAGGAAGTGGAGTTCTGGAGCATCTTAATCTTTTTCCCCTGGAGGAGTCCTCAGACAAGAAGGGGAATGAGGAGTATCTCAAAGACAAGAAAGATGAAAAG GAGAAGCAGGAACGAGCCATCGGCTTGCTggtgtctcttggaccccaacCCGGATCTGAGGTCACTCCGTGGTACATGAAAActggcaaagaagaagaagataagaaagaaaaagaagagaggaaagaaaaagaaaagaggaagggaATAAgtgaagaggaaaaagagaagagagatcgCAGATTGAAAGATAGTTTAGACCCATTGAAAGATATGAAGAAAGCACTGGCTGTAAAGGACAGAAAATaccacaacagcaaaaaaaaggaaaaaagagacaaagggGAAAAGAGGGTCAGTGGAGAGAG CTCCATAGAAAGGTTACGTGCTGAGCGCTTACAGAGGGAGGCTGAAGAAAGGAGAAGAACTAAGGCCCTGCTTGACCAGAGGAACGGCAAAGGGAAGGAGCCAGGGAAGGAGACGCATGAGAGGGAAATGCCGTACAACAATGCATACTTCCCAGAGCTTGCTCGAAAGCGCCAAAGGCGGGATCGAGACAGCTGGAGAGATGAAATATTAAAATCATGA
- the tmc4 gene encoding transmembrane channel-like protein 7, with the protein MASEPWRQGSREVHDYTEGNGYPGDQHSLRLRRVSSRVSNQNYPQFDWNPPPAEKDEEGNRAQPRDLRGIPLPMALKRAVRQVQQMQVPVVSSRESWKRKKTKSLHKLKDNARGWLSFFTLWSKSLQKIGGNFGGGVQSYFLFLRFLVVLNFVSFLLIAGFVLIPSIVFRSVGDSLVNSTGPKECMEYDPNPQGLVVFYNYFLNLLSGTGFMEYSYLFYGYYNNTTVEDSNFSYNIPLAYLFTAVFYFAFCLICIIARMGTAARVVVVTGGSAVGNYSMIVFTSWDYGCLGDRATKLKQKNIHYRLQVDLEEESIKKRAAALTLCQKIVLYALRVSMGFVSFGLIIAAFYGIFVATDFSQKNSGEQGILGLIFEYLPSIVITAGNFLVPLLCDQIALIERYAPSTTVIVALLRAVFLRLVSLGVLLFTLWSQITCAGETTVKDCTLCQYNYNVYPCWETRVGQEMYKLTLFDLLINIVVLVLVEFPRRMVVDNWSSKLAQWVGRQEFVVPANVLGLVYGQTVVWTGALFCPLLPLINTIKFVLLFYFKKITLFYNCRPALKTFRSTTSTFFFLVVLLFGWSLATVVMIYSLSEIHPSMGCGPFRFFPNMWSIVPKSFYNLSEITQEFLFFIGSQEFSIPLFALSCVVMCYFITLASVYGKSVALLRAQLKLEGRDKQFLVKQIEELSRQHHILKHTAGAHD; encoded by the exons ATGGCTAGTGAACCATGGAGACAAGGCTCTAGAGAGGTGCATGACTATACTGAAG GGAATGGTTACCCCGGTGACCAGCACTCACTAAGATTACGACGGGTTTCATCTCGAGTGTCCAATCAGAATTACCCTCAGTTCGACTGGAACCCGCCCCCTGCAGAGAAGGATGAGGAGGGCAACCGTGCACAGCCCCGGGACCTCAGGGGCATTCCTCTGCCCATGGCACTGAAAAGAGCTGTGAG GCAGGTGCAGCAAATGCAGGTGCCAGTGGTTTCCAGCAGGGAGTCCTGGAAACGGAAAAAGACCAAATCTCTGCATAAACTCAAAGACAACGCCAGAGGATGGCTCTCCTTTTTCACCCTGTGGAGCAAGTCTTTGCAAAAGATTGGAG GGAACTTCGGAGGTGGCGTCCAGTCTTACTTCCTGTTCCTGAGATTCTTGGTGGTGCTcaattttgtttcctttttactGATTGCTGGATTCGTCCTCATCCCAAGCATTGTCTTCAGGTCTGTCGGGGACAGCCTTGTTAACAGCACTG GTCCAAAAGAATGCATGGAATATGACCCTAATCCTCAAGGCTTGGTGGTGTTCTATAATTACTTCCTTAACTTACTCTCGGGAACG GGTTTCATGGAGTATTCATACCTGTTTTATGGCTACTACAACAACACAACGGTGGAGGACAGCAACTTCTCCTACAACATCCCCCTGGCCTACCTCTTCACTGCCGTCTTCTACTTCGCCTTTTGTCTGATTTGTATCATAGCACG CATGGGGACTGCAGCTCGAGTTGTCGTGGTAACAGGAGGCAGCGCTGTGGGCAACTACAGCATGATAGTGTTCACCAGCTGGGACTACGGTTGCCTGGGAGACCGAGCTACCAAACTGAAGCAGAAGAACATCCACTACCGGCTACAG gTTGATCTAGAGGAGGAGAGCATAAAGAAAAGGGCCGCTGCTCTGACTTTGTGTCAAAAGATTGTTTTATATGCTCTGCGTGTTTCTATGGGTTTTGTTTCATTTGGGCTTATTATAGCAGCCTTCTATGGCATATTCGTGGCCACAGACTTCAGTCAG aaaaacagtggGGAGCAAGGGATCCTGGGTTTGATTTTTGAGTATCTACCTTCCATTGTCATCACCGCCGGAAACTTCCTGGTGCCGCTGCTGTGTGACCAGATCGCCCTGATAGAGCGATACGCCCCCAGCACTACTGTCATAGTGGCACTATTAAG GGCAGTGTTCCTTCGTCTGGTGAGTCTGGGTGTTCTCCTCTTCACCCTGTGGAGTCAGATCACCTGCGCGGGGGAAACAACTGTTAAAGATTGTACACTGTGCCAATACAACTATAACGTCTACCCG TGCTGGGAAACACGTGTTGGACAGGAGATGTACAAGTTGACACTGTTTGACCTCCTCATCAACATTGTTGTGCTCGTCCTGGTGGAGTTTCCACGCAG gatgGTAGTGGACAACTGGTCCAGCAAGCTGGCTCAGTGGGTGGGTCGACAGGAGTTTGTGGTTCCCGCCAACGTACTTGGACTTGTTTATGGTCAGACTGTGGTTTGGACAGGAGCTCTTTTTTGCCCTCTGCTGCCACTCATCAACACTATCAAATTTGTTCTCCTCTTCTACTTCAAGAAG ATCACACTCTTCTATAATTGTCGGCCAGCACTGAAGACATTTCGCTCCACCACCTCCACCTTCTTTTTCCTGGTGGTACTCCTGTTTGGCTGGAGCCTGGCTACAGTTGTCATGATTTACAGTCTTTCTGA GATCCATCCTTCTATGGGCTGTGGTCCTTTCCGTTTCTTCCCCAACATGTGGTCGATTGTTCCAAAATCTTTCTACAACCTCTCTGAAATTACACAGGAGTTTCTCTTCTTCATTGGTTCCCAGGAATTCTCCATCCCTTTGTTTGCGTTATCTTG TGTGGTGATGTGCTATTTCATAACCTTAGCTTCTGTCTATGGGAAAAGTGTTGCCCTGCTAAGAGCTCAGCTTAAACTG GAAGGCCGGGATAAACAGTTCTTGGTGAAGCAGATTGAGGAGCTGAGTCGACAACATCACATACTAAAACATACTGCAGGAGCACATGACTGA
- the mboat7 gene encoding lysophospholipid acyltransferase 7, which translates to MSPDELVYLGILAASIPVGFLFRYLSPPVKQGAALLLGLSIAIATCHIHTLHSLVTVIGTWIIIKSSWRHAPALSLTWTFLYLLFFRLVTWFGLPPPTPFANAIQLLLTLKMVSLANEVHSFHTEKKKDVSSFAKSPVIGGLSQEPSLYDILSYSYCYAGIMTGPFFRFQTYVDWLRQPRPQVLPGWVPCLQRLKLVPVYGALFLAVNSVFPLAYVRTEEFLDQNFFFRLFYMIAVFFVFRMRFYAAWCGAEAGCISAGLGCYPEKALSKPGGGPTVNYSPDPTAEEKYDFKTIQNIDCYNTDFCVKVRHGMRYWNMTVQWWLHHYIYPNAPFKAYALRAGWTMFISAYWHGLHVGYYLSFLTIPLCIAAESAMEASVRAKLGPLGQNIFDWVHWFLKMRAYDYMCMGFVLLKASDTINYWMSIYFVMHIIAVCCIIFGRALKMGEREERRGHKEEKREGEKIENVKTGEKTD; encoded by the exons ATGTCTCCGGATGAGCTGGTGTACCTGGGAATTCTTGCTGCCTCCATCCCTGTTGGATTCCTCTTTCGTTACCTCA GTCCTCCTGTGAAGCAGGGGGCAGCTCTTCTTCTGGGCCTCTCTATCGCCATCGCCACCTGTCACATCCACACCCTTCACTCTCTGGTGACGGTGATTGGAACATGGATTATTATAAAGAGCAGCTGGAG GCATGCCCCAGCATTGAGTCTCACCTGGACCTTTCTCTACCTCCTCTTCTTTCGTCTGGTCACTTGGTTCGGTCTGCCACCACCGACACCGTTTGCCAACGCCATCCAGCTACTTCTCACTCTCAAG ATGGTGAGTCTAGCAAACGAGGTGCACAGCTTCCACACGGAGAAGAAAAAGGACGTGAGCTCTTTTGCCAAGTCTCCTGTCATTGGTGGTTTGTCTCAGGAGCCCTCCCTCTACGATATTTTGTCCTATAGCTACTGTTACGCCGGTATAATGACCG GTCCGTTCTTTCGCTTCCAAACGTACGTTGACTGGCTGAGGCAGCCAAGACCGCAGGTCCTGCCTGGCTGGGTGCCGTGCCTGCAGCGCCTGAAGCTGGTTCCTGTCTACGGTGCTCTGTTTCTGGCTGTCAACTCTGTCTTCCCACTGGCCTATGTTCGCACAGAGGAGTTCCTGGATCAAAACTTTTTCTTTAG GTTATTCTACATGATAGCAGTGTTCTTTGTGTTTCGGATGCGTTTCTATGCAGCGTGGTGTGGAGCTGAGGCTGGTTGTATCAGTGCAGGTCTGGGCTGCTATCCAGAAAAGGCGCTGTCCAAACCTGGAGGAGGACCCACCGTCAACTACAG TCCTGATCCCACAGCTGAAGAGAAATATGACTTCAAAACCATCCAGAACATTGACTGCTACAACACTGACTTCTGTGTCAAGGTCCGTCATGGCATGCGTTACTGGAACATGACAGTGCAGTGGTGGCTGCATCACTACATCTACCCCAATGCTCCCTTCAAAGCCTACGCTCTCAG GGCCGGCTGGACCATGTTCATCAGCGCCTACTGGCATGGGCTACATGTCGGCTACTACCTCTCCTTCCTCACCATCCCCCTGTGCATCGCAGCCGAGTCTGCCATGGAGGCCTCTGTCCGAGCTAAGCTGGGTCCTTTAGGACAGAACATCTTTGATTGGGTTCACTGGTTCCTGAAGATGAGGGCCTACGACTACATGTGTATGGGCTTCGTGCTGCTGAAGGCCTCTGACACCATCAACTACTGGATGTCCATCTACTTTGTCATGCACATCATCGCCGTTTGCTGTATAATATTCGGCAGGGCTCTGAAGATGGGGGAAAGGGAAGAAAGGAGAGGGCAcaaggaggagaaaagagagggagagaagataGAAAATGTGAAAACTGGAGAAAAAACAGACTGA
- the rps9 gene encoding 40S ribosomal protein S9, which translates to MPVARSWVCRKTYVTPRRPFEKSRLDQELKLIGEYGLRNKREVWRVKFTLAKIRKAARELLTLDEKDPKRLFEGNALLRRLVRIGVLDEGKMKLDYILGLKVEDFLERRLQTQVFKLGLAKSIHHARVLIRQRHIRVRKQVVNIPSFVVRLDSQKHIDFSLRSPYGGGRPGRVKRKNAKKGQGGAGGADDEEED; encoded by the exons ATGCCCGTTGCCAGGAGTTGGGTTTGTCGCAAGACCTATGTCACCCCCCGCCGTCCCTTCGAGAAGTCCCGTCTCGACCAGGAGTTGAAACTCATTG GCGAGTATGGTCTGAGGAACAAGCGTGAGGTGTGGAGGGTCAAGTTCACCCTGGCCAAGATTCGCAAAGCTGCCAGAGAGCTGCTCACTCTTGACGAGAAGGACCCCAAGCGTCTGTTTGAAG GTAATGCTTTGCTCAGGCGTCTGGTGAGGATCGGTGTACTGGACGAGGGTAAGATGAAGCTGGATTACATCCTGGGTCTCAAGGTTGAAGACTTCTTGGAGAGGAGGCTTCAGACGCAGGTCTTCAAGCTTGGACTTGCCAAGAGTATCCACCATGCCCGTGTCCTTATCCGCCAGAGGCACATTCG TGTGCGCAAGCAGGTGGTGAACATCCCCTCCTTTGTGGTTCGCCTTGACAGCCAGAAGCACATCGACTTCTCCCTGAGGTCTCCATACGGTGGTGGACGCCCAGGCCGTGTCAAGAGAAAGAACGCCAAGAAGGGCCAGGGTGGAGCTGGAGGAgctgatgatgaggaggaggattaA